A window of the Gemmatirosa kalamazoonensis genome harbors these coding sequences:
- a CDS encoding MFS transporter: MSTTIPTPADVVVLHDDTALARATMRRVSMRILPFLLVLFVCNYVDRANIGIAALQMNGDLGLSASAYGFGAGIFFVGYALFEVPSNLALARFGARRWIARIVITWGLVAAALAFVRTGTQFAALRFLLGAAEAGFFPGIIYYLSLWYPASLRARSYSRFIVAVPIAALVGNPLGGWLLGFDRVLGLRGWQWLFLLEGIASVGLGLATLRLLTDRPADARWLSAGQRDWLAARIRRDEDASAAPRGTEHGAPLRALAQPTVLLAAVMYFLPAVGFWGYLYWSPLVVRDALHASPVATGLITGAMGCAAALAILAVGASSDRTGDRWRHMIGSLSVMGLGYLGAALLPWPAARVASLALVLIGDQTFVVVFWCLPSTILRGSAAAAAIAFINSFGNLGGLVGPYLIGRFKDATGGTTAAFLLLAVPSLVAAALCLVLRRRFRTSAAER, from the coding sequence GTGAGCACGACGATCCCCACACCGGCCGACGTCGTCGTGCTCCACGACGACACCGCGCTCGCCCGCGCGACCATGCGGCGCGTCAGCATGCGGATCCTGCCGTTCCTGCTCGTGCTGTTCGTCTGCAACTACGTCGACCGCGCGAACATCGGCATCGCGGCGCTGCAGATGAACGGCGACCTCGGGCTCAGCGCGAGCGCGTACGGCTTCGGCGCGGGGATCTTCTTCGTCGGCTACGCGCTGTTCGAGGTGCCGAGCAACCTCGCGCTCGCGCGATTCGGCGCGCGCCGGTGGATCGCGCGCATCGTCATCACGTGGGGGCTCGTCGCGGCGGCGCTCGCGTTCGTGCGCACGGGGACGCAGTTCGCCGCGCTCCGCTTCCTGCTCGGCGCCGCCGAGGCGGGGTTCTTCCCGGGGATCATCTACTACCTGAGCCTGTGGTACCCGGCGTCGCTGCGCGCGCGGTCGTACTCGCGCTTCATCGTCGCCGTGCCGATCGCCGCGCTCGTCGGCAACCCGTTAGGCGGCTGGCTGCTCGGCTTCGATCGCGTGCTGGGGCTGCGCGGGTGGCAGTGGCTCTTCCTGCTCGAGGGGATCGCGTCGGTGGGACTCGGCCTCGCCACGCTGCGCCTCCTCACCGACCGGCCCGCGGACGCGCGGTGGCTCTCCGCCGGGCAGCGCGACTGGCTCGCGGCGCGCATCCGGCGCGACGAGGACGCGAGCGCCGCGCCGCGCGGCACCGAGCACGGCGCCCCGCTCCGCGCGCTCGCGCAGCCGACGGTGCTGCTCGCGGCGGTGATGTACTTCCTCCCCGCGGTCGGGTTCTGGGGCTACCTGTACTGGTCGCCGCTCGTCGTGCGCGACGCGCTGCACGCCAGCCCGGTCGCGACGGGGCTCATCACCGGCGCGATGGGGTGTGCGGCGGCGCTCGCGATCCTCGCCGTCGGCGCGAGCTCCGATCGCACCGGCGACCGCTGGCGGCACATGATCGGGTCGCTGAGCGTGATGGGGCTCGGCTACCTCGGCGCCGCGCTGCTGCCGTGGCCCGCGGCGCGCGTGGCGTCGCTCGCGCTCGTGCTGATCGGCGACCAGACGTTCGTCGTCGTGTTCTGGTGCCTGCCGAGCACGATCCTGCGCGGCAGCGCGGCCGCGGCGGCGATCGCGTTCATCAACTCGTTCGGCAACCTCGGCGGGCTCGTCGGGCCCTACCTCATCGGCCGGTTCAAGGACGCGACGGGCGGCACGACCGCGGCGTTCCTCCTCCTGGCGGTCCCGTCGCTCGTCGCGGCGGCGCTGTGCCTCGTGCTGCGGCGGCGGTTCAGGACGTCGGCCGCCGAGCGTTAG
- the tsaA gene encoding tRNA (N6-threonylcarbamoyladenosine(37)-N6)-methyltransferase TrmO gives MDPVALRPIGTVRSPYTDTSQIPKGPGAKHDAVGVLEILPEFAAGLLDIEGFSHLYVLWIFHRAEGYDLVGRPPVDDREHGVFATRSPRRPNPLGLTVVELLGRDGDRLRVRGVDMLDGTPVVDIKPYLSSVPAAQLRRGWLAEVEGPNARRPTS, from the coding sequence GTGGATCCGGTCGCGCTTCGGCCGATCGGCACGGTCCGCAGCCCCTACACGGACACGTCGCAGATCCCCAAGGGCCCCGGCGCGAAGCACGACGCGGTGGGTGTGCTGGAGATCCTGCCGGAGTTCGCGGCGGGCCTCCTGGACATCGAGGGCTTCTCCCACCTCTACGTGCTCTGGATCTTCCACCGTGCCGAGGGCTACGACCTCGTCGGGCGGCCGCCGGTGGACGACCGCGAGCATGGTGTGTTCGCGACCCGCTCTCCGCGGCGACCGAATCCGTTAGGCCTCACGGTCGTCGAGCTGCTCGGCCGCGACGGCGACCGGCTCCGCGTGCGCGGCGTGGACATGCTCGACGGCACGCCGGTCGTCGACATCAAGCCGTACCTGAGCAGCGTGCCGGCGGCGCAGCTCCGCCGCGGTTGGCTGGCCGAGGTGGAGGGGCCTAACGCTCGGCGGCCGACGTCCTGA